The nucleotide window AAAGGTGTGAATATAATCTACAGACATCGATTGATCAGAACCGGCTATAAAGCCGGCAACCTTAAATCCGCCATGGGTTGTGATTATGTCAAAGACTACGAGTTTGTGGCAATTTTCGATGCTGATTTCACTCCCAATTCTGATTACCTTAAGCGGACAGTTCCTCACTTCAAGGTGAGGACATCTTAGTTATTGATCTTTTTTTGGTAACATTGGAGGGAATCGACCTTTGGACTAACGATTCTGAGATTTTGTTGCAGGGAAATCCGGAACTAGGACTTGTCCAAGCGCGATGGTCTTTCGTGAACAAGGACGAGAACTTACTCACGAGGCTCCAAAACATCAATTTGTGCTTCCATTTTGAAGTGGAACAGCAAGTGAATGGTGTCTTTCTCAATTTCTTCGGATTCAATGGGACCGCGGGAGTTTGGAGGATTAAGGCTTTGGAAGAATCAGGAGGCTGGCTAGAGAGAACAACAGTTGAGGACATGGACATTGCAGTTCGCGCACATTTGAACGGATGGAAAATGATCTTCCTCAATGATGTGAGAGTCCTCTGTGAATTGCCAGAGTCTTATGAAACTTACAAGAAGCAGCAGCACCGTTGGCATTCGGGCCCAATGCAGCTCTTCAGATTGTGTCTTCCTGCTATCTTGACTTCCAAGGTATAGATTTCATCATCCAACTTTGTTTGATTGATTGCTTCCGAAGAAATGCTTGAATTGTAGGTTTATGTATCGAGTTTTAATCTTTCGAAATTATGCGTGCAGATATCGATGTGGAAGAAGTCGAACttgatatttcttttctttctgttgAGGAAGCTAATTCTTCCCTTCTACTCATTCACATTGTTTTGTATCATACTCCCACTGACCATGTTCTTACCTGAGGCAGAACTGCCTCTTTGGGTAATCTGCTACATTCCGATTTTCATGTCCTTTCTAAACATCCTCCCCTCCCCGAAATCATTCCCTTTCTTGGTCCCCTACCTTCTTTTCGAGAACACAATGTCTGTCACAAAGTTCAACGCCATGGTCTCAGGGCTATTCCAGCTCGGAAGTTCCTACGAGTGGGTGGTGACAAAGAAGACCGGAAGATCATCTGAGTCGGATTTGCTAGCCTATTCCGAGAGGGAATCGCTGTCTGCGAACGAAGAGAAGATCCTGAGGAGGAACTCCGAGTCAGGTCTAGAACTACTAAGCAAACTTAAGGAACAAGAAGAAGTAGTtcccaagaaaaagaagaagaatgggaTCTACAGGAAAGAGCTTGCTCTAGCTTTCTTGCTGCTCACTGCAGCAGCCAGAAGCTTTTTATCTGCTCATGGAGTTCACTTCtacttcttgcttttccaaggCTTGTCATTTCTTGCTGTAGGGTTGGACTTAATAGGTGAGCAGATGGGCTAAAACAAGCTAAACaaagttcatatttttttcccatagttttttcttttgacagCTACGATGAACCCTAATCACGTACGAGAAATTATTGTGTGGGACGGTATCACCACATCAAATGGGGTTCAAAAGTTGAATTCATTTTTACATGTAGAaacattttcctttttgttagATAGTataagaaataaattattgtaCAATGGTATATGTCATCAGTGTATGAAGTATTGAtaatcaaatataaacaactCAGTTATTTTTTCATTGCTTTATGAATTGCGGGTTTTTACGCTCCATTTTTTGCCCATTTGCACTCCTCTTCTTGCTTCTATATGTTCCAATTATCAAGACATATGCAAAAACAAGGGAGCGTGAAAACTGTCACCGGAACAGAAAAACACATACCACCTCAACACaaccaagaaacaaaatgaaCCAAACTTTGTACTATAAATCAGTCAAGACTTGAAATAGAAGCATAATTTTTTACATAAACTTGAGCCGGAATtggattttttgtcaaatgtaGTAACTTTGTGTTGCataaaacctaaaccctaaaaaaacAAGGGAGAGAGAAAATTATTGTCGAAACTTTAGAGTCTGTTTGATACTCTACTTGAATTTAACTTTTTAAAAcgcaaaaacaattttcaagttttaggccttaaaaacttgtttgataagactatttttaaaaactgaactcaagactaactaaaaaatatagtttattctctaaaaacacaaaaagtgagtttttaaacttaaattcactattttcttttctctacctgctcccctctcactccaaatctatctctcttttattctttctctctcgccctttgctttctttttcatttttttacctttttcatcTCTCCTTCAATTtgctctcttcattctctcggtTCTTTTTCTCATTCCTCTTTCTCTTTATCTCCTCTGATcctctcatttttttctctttcctccAATTATCTCTTACATTTTTCCTCCTctatcttctttctctctcagaccccctctttttggatctctttgtctagtttaaatTGTAAGATTTAGAATTTTTAAAtcgcataccaaacaagtttttgagtcttaaagaaaattgttttcaagaaaaattcttaagaaatgttttgagaaattataaaaaaatttaaataggataccaaacaagcccttaaAAAATACATATCACCAAACACAACCAAGAACAAAATGAACAAAACTTGGTACTATAAATCAGTCAAGACTTGAAGGAGAAGCATAATTTGTAACCTAAACTCGAGCCAGACTCAGATTCTTTGTCAAGGGTAGCAACTTTGTGTTGCGTAAATTATTACCGAGATTCGAAACTAAGAAGGTGTTCATTTCCGCAATGTTTATATGCCATGAGTGTGCAGAACAAGGATCCCACTGCTGCAAAATTGGAGGACTTTTACATTCCTTTTGGTCAAATTGCATCGTCCTGGATGTCAAAAGTATAATCTCATATGGTTTCTGAGCAACGTGTTAGGTGTTAGATGTAAACGGATATGTAGAGAGGTGCAGGCAatcaaggagaaaacaaaggatGCTTTTGTGTTAGATGTAGACGGATATGTCTGCATCTGGTGGCAGGCGACTAAAATGAGTCTTTGACAACTGTTTACATGCCCGCAACTAAGAATTGAGATATCTCGGTCATCCTCCAACAtagtttggagttatttcaatACAcggatttttaattaaaatgatcTTTGAAATTGACATAATTTATCACTTTGCTATTTGAGATTGAAAATCGATATAAGTAGTCATTGagtttgtccatcatcaatcattttggtcatttcataaAAAGCCACTGGTAAATTATTGTATGTTTATCCAATCAACCCCTTCACTTGCTTCTCCATTTAACAGAGATTCTTCacgaaataactaaaataattgACAATGGACAAACTCAAGgtcacttctatcgattttcaatGCCTGAACCAAACTGAGGAGTTATGCCAATCTCAtaaaccattttggctaaaaagcctcaAAACAC belongs to Malus sylvestris chromosome 17, drMalSylv7.2, whole genome shotgun sequence and includes:
- the LOC126610616 gene encoding xyloglucan glycosyltransferase 4-like; amino-acid sequence: MAPSSVVVTIEKPENPSLKHNLLDSSAFLEKQKAVSTKQFTWVLLLKVNRVFACLSWLPMALKAMFLSLKKRIALSDLTDEEPKTRGRLYRFIKVFLGLSIVALVFEMIAHYKNWNLSLYQPWEAQGLVQWCYMVWLTFRVDYISPVAITMSNFCVVLFLIQSFDRLVLCVGCFWIKYKKIKPTIAEDTFDIEDPSSFPMVLIQIPMCNEREVYEQAIASSCQMDWPRDRLLIQVLDDSDDIILQNLIKDEVSSWHQKGVNIIYRHRLIRTGYKAGNLKSAMGCDYVKDYEFVAIFDADFTPNSDYLKRTVPHFKGNPELGLVQARWSFVNKDENLLTRLQNINLCFHFEVEQQVNGVFLNFFGFNGTAGVWRIKALEESGGWLERTTVEDMDIAVRAHLNGWKMIFLNDVRVLCELPESYETYKKQQHRWHSGPMQLFRLCLPAILTSKISMWKKSNLIFLFFLLRKLILPFYSFTLFCIILPLTMFLPEAELPLWVICYIPIFMSFLNILPSPKSFPFLVPYLLFENTMSVTKFNAMVSGLFQLGSSYEWVVTKKTGRSSESDLLAYSERESLSANEEKILRRNSESGLELLSKLKEQEEVVPKKKKKNGIYRKELALAFLLLTAAARSFLSAHGVHFYFLLFQGLSFLAVGLDLIGEQMG